In the Methanosphaera stadtmanae DSM 3091 genome, TATTAGATGAAATAGCAATTCCTGCTCAAGAAGAAGAACTAATAAACGTTGCAAGAACATCCATGTCTGGAAAAGGATCTTTTACAAACCTTGATAAAATGGCAAAAGAATTAGTTGAAGCATTACTAAATGTTGAAGAAGATGGCCAAATAGATCAAGACATGATCAAAATCAGAAAAATCCATGGAGAAGGTACAGAAGACACAGAAATCTCAGAATGTGTAACTGTAGATAAAAATGTTTTAGAATCAGAAATGCCAAAAGATGTTAAAGATGCTAAAATAGCACTTCTACAATATCCAATGGATGCAAGAGAACTACAAAATGATGCTAAAATAAAACTCACCACACCAGGTGAATACCAAGCATACTTAGATAAAGAAGCACAAATGCTTCAAGATGAAGTACAAAAACTTGTAGATGCAGGAGTAACAGTACTCTTCAACAACAAAAAAATCAGTGACCTATGTCAACACTACCTTACAAAAGCTGGAATACTAACAGCAAAAAGAGTAAAAGCAGGAGATCTTGAAAGATTATCCAAAGCAACAGGTGCAAACATAGTAAATGATATTAAAGAACTTACAAGTGATGATCTTGGAGAAGCAGGTCATGTATATGAAAGAGAAGTATTTGAAGACAGAGAATACATATTCATAGAAGACTGTAAATATGCTGGAGTTTTAAACATCATAATCAGAGGAAGTACAAAACACATTACTGATCAACTAGAACAAGCAATCAACGATGCAATAGGAGCAGTAATAAAAACAAGACAAGATGATAAAGCACTTCCTGGAGGAGGAGCAGCAGATATTGCAGCATCCAAAGCCTTAAGAAAATATGCAAATAAATTCACTGATAAAGAACAATTAGTAATTAAAGCATATGCTGATGCATTAGAACAA is a window encoding:
- the thsA gene encoding thermosome subunit alpha; the encoded protein is MVQNNQQPLIVLADGSTRTSGSQATKNNIMAAKLLSNVLKTTLGPRGMDKMLINSIGDVKITNDGYTVLKETEPDHPAAKMIVDLAKMQEEEYGDGTTTAVVLVGEILKEAEKLIEQGIPTSTIVKGFEESKNKTLEVLDEIAIPAQEEELINVARTSMSGKGSFTNLDKMAKELVEALLNVEEDGQIDQDMIKIRKIHGEGTEDTEISECVTVDKNVLESEMPKDVKDAKIALLQYPMDARELQNDAKIKLTTPGEYQAYLDKEAQMLQDEVQKLVDAGVTVLFNNKKISDLCQHYLTKAGILTAKRVKAGDLERLSKATGANIVNDIKELTSDDLGEAGHVYEREVFEDREYIFIEDCKYAGVLNIIIRGSTKHITDQLEQAINDAIGAVIKTRQDDKALPGGGAADIAASKALRKYANKFTDKEQLVIKAYADALEQLPVALAKNAGMDTIDVLTKLLAKQNESTNMGVNVIKRDVSDMKADKILDSQNSKKAIVESATEIAGEILRIDDVVSTKPMTPVGGDMPGTPNPYM